The Dreissena polymorpha isolate Duluth1 chromosome 2, UMN_Dpol_1.0, whole genome shotgun sequence nucleotide sequence agacccactaacatataaatcaaaccatgtttgtaatttaccatttttgaccaagaatcctgccactgttctttcttgtaaagttgacttgaaaacggtccgctcgtaaacacacttttacttcaattatctatgtttaacactgaatgtttatagCTTAAAATAACTCTCCGTGAAAGTTGAGTACACATATTTTGCTAATCCATGCATGTTATACGAAtatcttcattatttgtattgttatttgtaatgttcagtagaaatcggcatgtgatttttccactgtccgccatcttggaatgtCGACTTGTGGGTAATTTTTGCATAGCAACACACAGCGGTGTAAACATAAATCTCACCGGCGCTATTATTAAGCTTTAGGTAAGAAAGCTGCACTATTTTTAGCAGACGTAAGGTCATTATTTAGTTCATAtagtctgttttaaattgttttgtcatttaaagtctattttattatttataagtgttaagcgtgcgagcgttccataattggtcacggcagttattgtgacccgtttttggtcacactgtgaccaatatttggtcacagtgaccaacttctggtcacagtgaccaatttctggtcacaagcggaacgccgcggctatataaagtgaccaaatttggtcacaagattcattctagtcaaaaccttaaggcaggcaacatccacgccaatttttttcttaaaaagtactttttcttttcgtgagtaatttaagtaacttataataacagtaatacctttgtaagcagataatatagcgaacatttaacatatttcattaaacttgagcATTATTTAAAGTATTCAATCTATTTTGGTTATGATCGTTGGCAAGTGTCATTGTTCCTTAAATTCGACGAGGTCCCGTTTACGAGTGTAATGTCCATTGTCAAAAATATCTATTTTGACGCGCAGTTTACCGTCGCAAGATTGAAAGTATTGTAAAACCTTAATAAAGGTTGCAGgtcattttgttgttggaaatataacattttgttgagtTATTCGTGGAAACTGAATAAAAGTTGTTTGAAGTTGAATCGGACTTTGAGTTAAACATTAACCACCAATGATAAGGAGCGCACTAACGGAGCGTAACATAATTTATGGTGACGGCGGTGAGATCAGCTGTTATATGCTGGTCTAGTGAAATGAACAATACGCAGAATAAACATTTGGTGTTAATGTAAACTAAAACCGCAATAAACTAACGCTTGATATTTACGCTACCGAATTATTTATAAACGAGATATTTAGCACAtctaacagaaaataaataataaactacaCTAGAGTTGacatacacattaaataaataaaatagaatgtatttccaaacacACATTAACTGAAAATTATATTAAGCGAGAAAAGTAATAAACATTACTAAACATGCTTTCCCCAAATCGAGTCGATAGCGAAATAAGTTTTCAACGACGGACTGAAAATGAGGAGGAAGACAGCGACGTACAGGCAAGCCACGAAAGGGAGCGGGACGACGACGTGGACAGTACCGCCGACGTTGGCCAATCGACCGAGGGTTCGGTGATCCAAACGCAGTTGGCGAGTATCGCAACTGTGCTCAAAGATGTTGTTCGGGAGTTGAACAATTTGAAACAAGATCGCCAAACAAGTAGTACCGCTATGTGCATGGACACAAACAATAACAAGGACAAGAGCACTGGGGCAAGCGCTGTTGAGTCGGGGTCGGCTACTTATACGCGGAACGGAGTAGCAGGGCCTCTGCAAGGGAGAGAATACAGAGACGGGAGTCGGCAGGTGTACGAAAATATAACCTCCCACGGGCGTTGCAGTGTGCCTAGGTACCAGGATGGTACCGGTGCAGAAGAAAGGGGTTCATATGTCCATCGATACGACGGTGAACGGCGTGAACTGGACGAGGTTATACTTAACTACGATCGCAGACAAGCCGGTCAAACAAGGGACAGTGCGCGTTACGGTCCGGAAGTGAGGTATGCGAACGACATGGAACCATACGGGGTTAGGTTCGCTACTCCACTTGTTGCTAAACCGCTTCCAGTAAAACTGCCGGCATACTCCGGAAAGGAAGAGTGGGCTACCTGGATTGCACAATTCGAAATTATTGCGAGCAGGTTCCACTGGAGCGAAGACGAGAGGCTGAACCAACTGCTTCCCAGATTAGAAGGTGCTGCAGCCCAATTTGTGTTCACGCAGCTATCGCCGCATATCATCAACAATTACCACGAGCTAATTGCTGAAATTAATAGCCGGTTCAGGGTAATTGAGACACCAGGTGCGTTCGCCGCCAAGTTCAGCAGAAGGTCCCAGCGACATGGTGAAAGTTTGGAGGAATATGCGGCCGATCTCAAGCGTCTCTATGACAAGGCGCACAGCTACAGAGACCGGCGTACCAGAGACGAGGACTTGGTAAGAAGGTTTCTCGACGGCCTGAGTGACGAGGAGCTCaaatttgaaattgagttcaatAAGGACCCAAGGAACATTGACGAGGCGGTCTATTACGCCGTAAATTACATCCAGATACGGAAGTCCGGTAAGGGTGAACGGAGGGACAAACACAATGCTCGGAGAGTAACTGCAAGCTATTCAGGTGATCGCGACTTCCGGTCGTCTCGAGATGCTGAAGGAGAGGGTGCAGCAGCGAAAAGGACTAATGTGACATGGACACCTAAAGGATCGAGTGAGGGGGCGAGAAAGCAGATGGAAGCTGAAACCGATGAAACAAATAACAATGATATCAAGGAGCTGCTGAGCAGAATTGAAAAGTTAGAGCGACAGAATGGGTCCAGTAGATGGTCGGGTAACGGAAGACGAAACGTAGAATGTTTCCGATGCCATAAGCAAGGGCATTATGCAAGGGAATGTCCAGGTACACCAGATGGCTGCTCAGAAAACCTCATTGTCGCATCAGATCACCATTTAAATGTGCAAGGACCGACTCTTGCGGCCAAAGAGTGGTCCAATTAGAAAATAAATCTGAAGGCCATACGAACACTGAATCATTATCAGCAGAATATCAAAATCCACCTAAAGCGCGAATCACTGATGAATACCGAGAAGTACATTTCGCCAAAGGGGTGTCCTATGTAAATCGGCGTAGCCAGGGGCTTTATGTCGAGGGGTATGTCGGGGACATACCAGTTGCGTTTACTGTGGACACAGGGGCGACAATATCCGTGGTATCCCagaatatttataacaagatgagCATGCAGGAGAAACCAGCCTTAAATAGGTCTGTGAGTTTAATGGGAGCCAATGGGTTACCTATAACGGAGTTAGGTACGGGCTGGTTTAAACTCAGGATAGGACCAATCACGTTGGAGCGTGAGGCGGTTGTGGCAGATATTAAGGATGACGCGTTGATTGGTTATGATGTACTAGGTGATGAGTCAGTGGACATTTTGTTTAGCCGGAACGTTATGGTGTTGAATGGCATTGAGATACCAGGCATGAAGTGTGGATCAGCCAAAAGAGTAAATGTAATAGAAAAGGCAGCTAAACCATGTGGACAAAACACAGTTTCTGATGAAGCTTGCATTTTGAACAAGGACAGTAGTGAGCAGAGTGCTGGATGCACTGCGATCGAGTCGAGGGATACACAGCGACGAGTGAAGATGACGGAAGCTACAAAGATGAGACACACATCTGGGTTGTGTTGTAGCGGTCGACCCTTGAGGGGAACGAAAGCCTGTTCGCATATTGGGCGAGATTACGAATGCAAACAAAGTGTTACGGGCGAGACAAGCGGCAATCATAACGACGCGGTAAAGTCATCGGTACGTGATACATTGGAAGTTGCGGCGAGGAGGGCGAATGAGGCTATAGATGATGTTGTTATGACGGAACCACCAGACCATCCACTACTGCTGTATGAGAGATCAGCGTCAGAGAACGTGGAACCTCTAGGGCAACCAGTAGGCGATCCAGTGAAGAGGACCTTTCGTTTTAGATGTTCTAGGGAACCTTACAGGGAGTTGCAACTACACAGTCGCACTGAACAGATTTAAATGTCATGGTgtacagaacatattaaacaattaaaacagtcTATGGGAGCGCATTGATGACAAATACTTGACTTCAAGTGAACATCCCACTATCAGTTAACTAatatttttgttcacttaaatattgtgtgtatttaaCAGAATGGCAGTGCTATTAATGcaagaaaattattaaaacagtGCGCGTTGTTGAATTTTGTAGTATTAAATTAATTAGGATGCCTTCTTTAAATGTGTACGGTTATCTTATAACATTAATTCTACGGAAGCTCGATATGGACAGTTATACATGGATATTCTGGAACATGACATTTTAGtggaattttatttaaatgtgtattggCTACAGGAGTTTAGCCAAAATTTGTGGGGGGTAATGTAGTGAGCTGgttttaagtacaaaaattgtttaccttttaaatacttgtgtgtacagtgacattcggttggtctggtgtttttacaaacataataagtagaatatgcatatgaatctgataatacacagacccactaacatataaatcaaaccatgtttgtaatttaccatttttgaccaagaatcctgccactgttctttcttgtaaagttgacttgaaaacggtccgctcgtaaacacacttttacttcaattatctatgtttaacactgaatgtttatagCTTAAAATAACTCTCCGTGAAAGTTGAGTACACATATTTTGCTAATCCATGCATGTTATACGAAtatcttcattatttgtattgttatttgtaatgttcagtagaaatcggcatgtgatttttccactgtccgccatcttggaatgtCGACTTGTGGGTAATTTTTGCATAGCAACACACAGCGGTGTAAACATAAATCTCACCGGCGCTATTATTAAGCTTTAGGTAAGAAAGCTGCACTATTTTTAGCAGACGTAAGGTCATTATTTAGTTCATAtagtctgttttaaattgttttgtcatttaaagtctattttattatttataagtgttaagcgtgcgagcgttccataattggtcacggcagttattgtgacccgtttttggtcacactgtgaccaatatttggtcacagtgaccaacttctggtcacagtgaccaatttctggtcacaagcggaacgccgcggctatataaagtgaccaaatttggtcacaagattcattctagtcaaaaccttaaggcaggcaacatccacgccaatttttttcttaaaaagtactttttcttttcgtgagtaatttaagtaacttataataacagtaatacctttgtaagcagataatatagcgaacatttaacatatttcattaaacttgagcATTATTTAAAGTATTCAATCTATTTTGGTTATGATCGTTGGCAAGTGTCATTGTTCCTTAAATTCGACGAGGTCCCGTTTACGAGTGTAATGTCCATTGTCAAAAATATCTATTTTGACGCGCAGTTTACCGTCGCAAGATTGAAAGTATTGTAAAACCTTAATAAAGGTTGCAGgtcattttgttgttggaaatataacattttgttgagtTATTCGTGGAAACTGAATAAAAGTTGTTTGAAGTTGAATCGGACTTTGAGTTAAACATTAACCACCAATGATAAGGAGCGCACTAACGGAGCGTAACAATATGTGTCACAAATCAAGAAGACACATTAATGACACAGATGAAActtcattatttttctttttgcaATAAATATGCTACATTTTAATGTCACTCCaaataaggtcactaggtcacatgtTAGAAAATCTATGTTACAATTCTAGAAGCCTCATTTACGATTATGACAGGTTCAGAATGTGTCCAGTTCAAAGttgggtcatgtgtgtccaaaaacttggtcaccaggtcGTTTTGAGACAAGCTTTTTTATCAATTGATAAGCCAGATTAATGACTCTTTTATCTTTATAAACTTGGTCATATTGTTAACCTTGACAAaatcttgataaaattaaaaTCTGGGTCAACTGTGtccaaaaactaagtcacaaaaaaaagaaaaaaaaagagtcTTGTTACCACTCAAGAAGCCTTATTGACTCGATCTCGATGAGACATAGTCAGAATGGTTAGGTTGACAATACCAAGGCTATGCTTAAATCTAGGTGGAGTGTGTTCATTAAATAGGTATCAGGTCAAGTCTTTAACAATCTATGTACCTTAAACTCATGTGCATGCTATGGTCCATCAGGGCCTGATAAAGGATCAGAATGCAGGCCGAACATTGATGATTGTTTTGCAGACAAGCGCAATACTTAAATGTCCTATATTTTGTTGGTGCATAATGTCCTCTCTACTATTTGTTTTTTGGGAACAGAGACCCAAACCATCAGTCTAACAATTGGATTTCAGTTGCTGAgaaacatctttatacatttatgaatgcttttattgtaaattgttcataaataaaaagggaattgatattttacaagcaGCATAAATGTATTCATACAAGCTCAAAATTAACAAATTCAATATAAAAAGTACAATATATGTGCAGTTAAAAACATGATACATGCAGaattatatatatacacttgtaaGAATAAGTACACACTTGTAAGTTCAGTTTTTACATTCCATCAGTCAGAATGAAACCTTTAAACACAACAGGTAAGAATGAAACCTTTAAACACAACAGGTTCATTTCACATTTGAAGTAAAACACATTCAGCAACATACAAGATGTGCTATGTGCAGGTATAGGCACACAATAGTACATATTAAAGCAGTATATGGGGAGAACATCTCCTTGATCCACTTTTTTCTTGAGCAACTAAGGTAGAGCCCACCTAAGTAACCTTCttttaaactaatttaaaaatcCAATCAGTGCTTTTTGACACAACACACATCAAAACCCTACCAATACCAGACACTTTCCATGCATCAGAGCAGAACCCATTGACCAGCTTTGGAAGAGGACCACCCATCGATCAGATGTGtggaattatttaaatttattaggATATGTTGTCCAAAGACGTCTATTTATAGTTCTGAAGCAATCTTATGCAGCGCCCATGGAATAAATAAGCAATGGTATAAGTAAGGAAATGTATTTTTACTAGTATTATATGCACACTATATTCATACACATTTTCACAGTTGTATATATCAGAACATATAACACCACATGATAACATTGGGTAACACTGCTGGATGCCAGCATGTACACATGGATTGAATAATGTTATTACTTCCAatgaacaagagcactgcataacaggtgccacgctcggctgcgaaagcttgtcagattttttttttttttttagaggtcacattgacctttgcctagtgacccaaaatgggtgtggcgtgtagaactcatcaaggtgcatctacatatgaagtttcaaagttgtaggtggaagcacttttattttagaggcaacgttaaggttttagcatgacgccggcggacggcgagcaggctatgacaatagctcggtttttttccgaaaacagcctcgctaaaaatgtgTCTATGACAAATTGAAATTGATGAAATCACCTACAGCTCACCAACTGTTACCAGATTTCCACTAGCAGCCATCTTGAGTGACCCATTTGCACTGGCTTCAAGAACATGTGCACCAAGAGTGGTCAGAAGTCAAGCCTATGGCACAAACATTGCGTGGCACCATGTGTTTACACTCTAGTTTACACTTTTGATCACAAATCATTTATGATTAAGAAGTTCCACGAGCATGTGGCCACAGCCATGTGTGTGAATAAAATGTGTCCGTTGAAGAATTTCTGTGTTTCAGCACAACCTGAAAAATagcagttttatttcaattttttactGTCTTTTTTTAAAAATGACTTATTCAGACTATGATAGCATTGATAAGAGCAATAGTTCATGACAAGAGATCCATGATGTCCCTTAAGCGTTCACCTGGATTCAAGGTACAAGCATGACTTATTTTTTGACTTCATGTGCCATAAGATTTTTATACTTGTCCTAGGTATggtaaagataaacattcagaaCAAAATGCATTGTAATTAGGCCACACATGAGGCAGTAAATAGTGTTTTTATGGTTTGCTGGGATTAgacccagtgttttttttataagatttggTCGAAATTGTGACCTCATGGAAATGAGTTAAAACTTAATGACACACAATGAGGAACATCGACTGATCACAATAGTTCACCTTGCGCTCTAGTGAGCTAACAAAAAAATTGGAATTAAAGTTTCGtctatatttgcttttttaattaaactaGAGACTTTTCAATCCATTGGTTGTTACTCACAGTTTTGCTGTATTGAGGATATCTTCACAGAGTTTCTTGTAGTGCCAGGTGTCTCCTTTCACTCGTTTTCTAGCCACGCCTACGAAGCTCATCTTTGGTATGGAGCATACCTCCAGGTCGAAGGCAAGCTTCACCCGACCCCAGTCATCCATCACAGTGCACCGCAGCGTGTAACTGGACACACACAGTTATAATCATCTAGTTATTCATCATCAAATATATGGAGATATTTTTATGATATCAGATATGGCTTAATTCACTATCTCAGATATTCAAAACATCATTTTACTTAAAATGACTAACGACTATTTTCTGATTGCTTATAACAACAAACCTAAGCTCAGTATGTTTCCTATTAAGTGGATCATCCAGTTTTTGAACACTAATGAGTTTTACATCATTTACTAGCACCCATGACAATGACTGGTTTTATCCAAATGTTCAATATTTGACAGTTGTATGTAGCAGACTATCACCATTAGTTCTAGAAATGTAACAGCCATACAAATATGAGGTTGAAAAACAGGATTGAAAAGACAAACAAGTTAATTGACAATACATTTGAACAGGACAGAGCGCTGGACATAATAGTTCTTGTCAAGAGTTTTGGGTccttttttctaaacaaaactgttgttggtttttttaaaagttattttagaTAACAAGTAATTTAGAATTtttataatttgcaaaatatCCTACGAGATACATTAACCTTAATTTTTAGTAGAAACCTTAATTTTAgtagaaaccatttttctatatttactaacaatgaccttgacccaatGTGCATCACATccaaagaaaaataatgttgttttacaaTAGATATATGCTTGCATCACTATAGCTCAATTAATTCCCAAGATATAATCTAAGAGTGATTTTGAACTTTACAGCACACCTCATGTGCAATCCCAAGCTATATCTTCTGGATACAAGGCATTAATGTACGCAGTTTACATAGGATACAAGGCATTAATGTACGCAGTTTACATAGGATACAAGGCATTAATGTACGCAGTTTCAATTTGTTATTGAGTTATTTAAAGATAACCATTTTATCTATATTAAGAAACAGTGACAAAAACACTTTGTTTTTGAGTTAATAACTGGAAATTATGTTCTCCATTTTAAGTAAAAGTGATGTTACATTGACCTCATGCATGCCACTAACAAGGAATGGATCAGTGTTCTCCAGAAGCACCGGAAGCCGGCAATTTCACTGGTAACATTCAATCTAGATACCAGCTACTTTCccaaaaatatcaattgaaatgttgcaaatacaactgttttattgcttcgtcgCAGgctacttaaaaaaacaaaactggcTTCTCACattttctggagaacactgatGGATATTAGGTATTTATATTTAGTTTCATTATCCATaggtaaatttaaatttaaaattacaaa carries:
- the LOC127868414 gene encoding uncharacterized protein LOC127868414, encoding MSRYTRWLLRKPHCRIRSPFKCARTDSCGQRVVQLENKSEGHTNTESLSAEYQNPPKARITDEYREVHFAKGVSYVNRRSQGLYVEGYVGDIPVAFTVDTGATISVVSQNIYNKMSMQEKPALNRSVSLMGANGLPITELGTGWFKLRIGPITLEREAVVADIKDDALIGYDVLGDESVDILFSRNVMVLNGIEIPGMKCGSAKRVNVIEKAAKPCGQNTVSDEACILNKDSSEQSAGCTAIESRDTQRRVKMTEATKMRHTSGLCCSGRPLRGTKACSHIGRDYECKQSVTGETSGNHNDAVKSSVRDTLEVAARRANEAIDDVVMTEPPDHPLLLYERSASENVEPLGQPVGDPVKRTFRFRCSREPYRELQLHSRTEQI